GGAGTACTGAGCTTGTTTACACCTGAGATAGATTTTACTGGAGTAGAGTCCGAATTGGCACGTTGGCGACGTAACTCACTTGAACATTTTTTACAAGTCCATGACTTTCCTGTGTCTTGAAATAATTCCAGATCATTGTCGGTAAGCTCAACACATACACCATGGAACACAATATTGCAGCTCgaacattttatttttgattttaatgCACGATTCATCTGCTGGTTACACACTCCGCAACTCATTTTTGTATGTCTAGTAGGATATGTTAAACAAATGATCACACTGCAAATTACTCACAACCAAAAATAAAGtctcaatatttaaaataactAACCGAGTTGCGGCCATGCACTAAGATTCCCTCCCTAAAAGCTTAGAAACATCGTAATTCAGTAATAAACGTGATTCAATGAAAACGAAAGCTGATAAGCCACAACCGATAAACGAACCTTTCGCCTCGAGCGCTGAACTACGACTGTGAATCGACTACGACTGTGTTATCATAGCATAgtatagaatacataaccaacaatgatgtttgataaccattcattaaatgaatttttctcgatagaaaatttgagagtaatggaataaaagaaatttacacttttctagacggtaggtttgtaaaacagcctttcttcattcacgcagctataGTGTGGttcaccttataatggcagtggataaagatagaagaatagcattgccgattctctgcataaataaattatatttctacactgtcaaaaacataattgtcatcgttgtggacctagaaaaggatagtaccaccggctttgtcgaatgatagacaaggatagcaaactcaaagttgatcaaatactgtcattataacgtggacctcactatagtaaacgacacattttagtgtaaataAACTgtatatgtgcgcgccaaaagcttgaaccaaccattttgaaatggcgttccatgggaaaattttgcactagtcacgtgatggaacaatttacgattggaactggaacaatttactttacacagaacgtacacaatgAGACGCATCAGCTGGATTTTCCACACGTTAGTGTTGTAGGCTATGTACTGGAGAGAACCTTTTATTCTTAATCTATCAGCTAGCAGCAATTTTTAAAAACAGAATGTCGTCAACATTaaagactagtagttctgtgaacagtagacctcacgcagtattctcatccacaagtacctgattgaaactatagaccttatggaaatacagcaatagactggcttctccacacatctgtgtaatcacttgtcagctgatttttactctaatattggcgtttgaaggaggcccctttttccttttatattatccttgaattgcaaaatttccaaaaatcttgtatatacgttaaaaaagtaacatacctgtcaaatttcatggaaatctattaccgcgtttcaccgtaaatgcgcaacatatagaaattaagagaaatgccaaaccgtcgacttgaatcttagacctcacttcgctcggtcaattatcattTCATGTGATCATAAAATGTACTTGCAGACCCACGGAGAGTAAGTAAATGCCCTGTGGTTTACGGAAGACTGACAAAATAGGTATAAATAatcaaagaaataaaataagGAGAAACATTTGAACAGTCTCAGGGTgagatcacattgaatgcgtatatgtgcaagtgcaaacTTGGTTATACATGACCAAGcatgcagatgagaaacaaaatgtggAAGGAGCAATAGGAGCACTTACACTAAACGCTTGCACTTGCTTGATGCGTCCAGAGTTAGCAGCTACATGCacgtcacaacgtgtttcaatggcatttatcaaattttgttttccGGCTCATACATGATtcgacgtgcacttgcacatatgaTCCACCCTTGGAATATTTGTTACATTTGCAATCAGctaagaataagaagatgaacACTTTCAATATATGAGTAGTAAGCCTATGATAAAGGTAATAGGCCTACCGTTAGATAGTGAAAATACCTGTTAGAAAATCTCTAGGCTGGCCGACGTCCATCCAAAATCCCTGCAACTCGAAGGCAAACAACTGTCCCTCCTCGGCCATGAACGGAAACACCTCTTTCTCGATACTCGTCGGTCTGATTTCAATGCGTTTCAGCACGGACggattcaaaatataaataccggcattaattttatttgaaacaaaCTCTTGTGGCTTTTCAATGAAACTCTTGATGCAGCCGTCCGCGTGGTAAACTACCACACCATATTTCGAGGGCTCCTCAACTTTTGTGACAACGATTGTTCCTTCGCGTTTGTGGTTTTTGTGGAACTCGTAGAGCTCAGTGAAAGGGAACTCACATATGATGTCAGAGTTTAGAACGAAAAAAGGTTCGTCGGTTTGGTTGAGAATTTCAGCTGCCAACGCCAAAGGACCTGCCGTACCGAGCGGTTCGGTTTCGTGTGAAAAGTCTAATCTAACGTTGAGCCTCTCCGCCTGAATACGCAACTCTTTCTCCATTTCCTCGGCGTGATAGGATACGGCCAATACCACGTGCTTCACTCCGGCCGCAACCAGTGCCTCCATTTGATGTAGTAGCATAGGTTTGTTGGCAAATTCCACTAACGGCTTCGGTCTGCTCAGCGTCAATGGACGTAGCCTGGTGCCGTAGCCACCAACCAATATCAAAGCCTTCATTGTTCCTGTCTGCTTGCACTAAGCGTCAAATCATCTGCATCAACtgaaacacaaaaataaaataacattggatttttttcaactatcTGAGTACCGTAGGTAATATTCACTAGATTCATTTACTCACAAAAAAATCTCGGTGCACTCTATACATTTTACAAATACACATACTCATAAAATAAAGCTGAGCTTTTGTGCTgatctttctttcttttctttttttattcgGCGCTGCGGCGCTACAGCCCTAGGTGATCCCTGGCCTACTTCACAACACGCCTCCATTCTTCTCTGTTCATGGTACTTTCTTTCCATCCTCTCACCCCCATCTTTCTCAGGTCATCCATCACTTGGTCCACCCACTTGTTCCTTAgactaatttttttttcatctgCTGTGCAACTTGCTATTGAATACTATTTTGTGCATTCTATCTAGCCTCACTCATCCTCATCACATGCCTCAACCACATAATTCTTTGGGCCTTAACGAAGCGTACtgaattttctcattttattaaagtttctattttttcatattcGCCATTAAATGGCTACCAAGAAATTTTCTGCCCATTAACCTGAACAGGACTGTAAATTCTTCTTAGTATGGAtctttcaaagatttttaaTGCATTTTCGTCAGCCATATTCATCACCCAAGTTTCCGCCGCATATGATGCCACTGGACGCaccaataataacaatattttgttATGCAGATGACACGGTATTAGTTAGTTCAGGGAAATCATGGGAGGAACTGTACAATAGAGTAAACCATGACTGTAAATTTCTTCAACAATGGTATCTTAGAAATAGATTAGCAATCAATGTCGAAAaaaccaaatttattaatttctctgCGCGCACCAAAAATTCACAATCAACCTATTATTTTCCATCTAAATAGCTGTACATATGACTTATTATGCCAATGTCCTCCTGTAGAGCAGGTCGAAGAGATTAAATACCTtggtatttttattgattcagcCTTAAATTGGAGAACACATAAATCTAATCTCAAGAAAAGTATCAATACCTATCTTTGTAAATTCTATCACTTGAGAGAGCTGTGTGATACAAACACACTACGCACAGTATCTTATTATGccttaataaattcaaaattagaatacgGCATTGTATGTTGGGGTGGAGCTGCAAAAGTGCACTTTGGTCCACTACACAAATTGCAAAAACATTTCATCAGACtaatactattcaaaaatcgaAGAGAGAATTCGTTTCTTTGTATAATCTATTGTAGAAAATGACGttgtttgtaacatttttatgttccttgacaataaatgattgattgatttatacaAGAGATTACGTATTCTCCCAATTCGCCAtctttttgttttcaaagtCTTAAGAATTTTCTTTATGCGAAGTGGAAACGATGGATTTTTCAGGCCCAGCTTTTCTGAAAGAAGAAGACTTGACCTGGTATCAAGACTACCAAGAATAAATTTTAGCTTCTTTTCTAAATCTTTTGTATACCTAGGCCCAAAACTCTTCAACGCTATACCACATGCTGGTAGAAGAACTAGAACTTGGAAAGAattctcaacaataattaaagaCTGGCTATTCCAATATCAagatatagaaaactttttttcaattctatccTGAAAATCATACACTGTTTCAGCTACCGGTACAATGCCATGTATTTATACTCCATAAATTTCCAAACTTTTGGTACTCTGGATTTGACTGCTGAcatatacaaaaaatattcaactttgttCTTATTCACAACCAGTCCGACTTTTGGTGCCTCAATTTCCAGGATTTTATAAACTTCTTTCAAGCAAGCCACACTTTTAGCCATTATTACCACGTCATCGGCATATGCACATACTTGATGCATTTTGTTGAATTACTGCTGAGAGCCCATCACCCTGCTTAACACCAGCATTCTAGAGCTTCTGCACTTAAGCATTCAATTAATAAAaggtaattaatattataatcaattatcgtaaagtagcaggtaacccgtgttacacaagggtctaattaaaaactaaaaattggcctgaataaaatcttgaagaatttgaaataggcctataaccacacttggtaaattatgaataaatatacaaaatttcaagctaatcagtccagtagttcagacgtgatgatgagtcatttgtaatttttttatcccgtacgtgtatcagccaattctttccttcattatattatagattagtTGGTCATCCGTGCTCCGCAAATGTccaataaaaacttgacaaactaaaaacctAACCTACCAAGAATTTAGAATAGGATTATAACATTAGTAGACTACTAATAACATTTTAGAAGGATTTAAAAGATGAATGAAATTATCATTAACTTAATTGGAATCTGACATACGTAGTTTTAGGGTTATATATCAATctatttttaatatgaattctACGAACTGTTTATTTTTGCCGGTGGGTATAAAACTTGGtaactcataataattattatgcagcgctatcaaaatgaaaatttagatAAAGGTTGGCATTTGATATTGCTGAAATATTTGaaacttttttcttttaatttgagCAAGAAGGTggcttcaaaattaaaaataaacagtcGGCTAATACAGAGTGATAAATGCGGCATTAATGTGTCAATTACAAAAGgttttaagaaaaatatttaatataaaaacaaaaataacttcaccTTCACAGTTGATTCGCTGTTCTCTTACTAGtgatttgatgaataaaaatcaatcagtGCCACATATCAAAAATCACAGTTggcatttaattttattatcaaaagctgaataaacattaattttcaaatttgaagctCATGACGTGGTTTCTGATAGAGTTTATAAATACTTGAATACACACTTAAAATACTTCTTAAAAGAATGAATATATTCACTTTGGATTAAAATAGGCTAAGTAAAATAAACCTgcaagaataataaaacaacGCCTTTTCCCCGAAGTGGAATACACCATTCCATTCAAGATCGGctacaatacaaaacaacaaactcaCAAGTCACAACACAGCCAACACgggtgaaaattgaaataaaaaaatataattatattaaaggAACATGGACGTGTACTAcagccttagaccagttatagaatagacacgctgggaagtctagcctctgaagccaaaaTCTACTGCCTAATTCACCCACcttgacgtcacgcatcgtattgaaaactttcagattgtgtcacAAAGTAGTAgtgattgtgtctatttcagattcatggtgtttttacGTTTTTAGGTTATTTTTAGCTACGGGCAAAAACGATATCTGTTGATTTATGATGTGTTATGATGTGATATtggcttcaaagttataatatgttttgaaaataataaggtacggtagcctacaaaactaatttattgtcatgctgcaatgagttcacttacatcataaccaaggataatataacagttacaacttacaatatttatgtgtataaatttcaacttaagcatgaaaagatattccacttttttcctaaaaatttcagtgctattatatgctgcgcaggagattaccattttcataaataataattacataaataaatgataatctcctatggaaaacaagctatgtttaacaCAATgtctatacgatgcgtgacatgacttgtgacgtcaagattggtggatttggcagtagatgttggcttcatcgacttttagTATGATATACAATTGgacgtgtctattctataactggtctaagactACAGCAGCTGtcagaaaatcaaaatatcttatCCCCGAAAATCATAAACTGATATAAATAACCAAACTGTATAATTTCAAACATAACCTGAACGATGATAAAACCTAAGAGGTCTGAGAAATAGCTTGTAAAGTAGGAGGGTTTtcgatgaaaataataatatgctgaaattattcaaaatttaatgacAGTTGAAAAGAGAAAAGCTTGCATCGTTACAAATAATATTTGTGATATATGGTCTAACTTTCACCGTCTAACTTTCAGGGATGGGATATTCTGCCTAACCAGCTGTCAGCAAGGAATTTGGATAGATTAGTGAAGTGGCTAATCGTAGAAGAATGATACATTACATATTTTCAAGATAATATctatcattttaattttttggtTGAATTTCAGTTATAATGGATTATTTTCTGTAGGAGTGTCCCTCAGAACATCTCTTTTTAAGTTGCTCTCTTCAGAGAATCCTATAGtgtacaacaaaattgactGATTGTGAATAATTCTCCATCGTCTAATGTGACAGACGTGGACTATTATCAAAGGCACACCCGCATACAGTGCTGAAGGTGAACATTATGTCAACTATAGTGATATTATCATTTTGACATagatagcccagtcaataaaggttttctCGATCCgagaattgaataaaagctgaatctctcaccatcgatagaaccctttcagagggtcattctcccaaaaatcccaagaaatccccttggagctttcctccctagcccccctcaaagttgaaagatgcgggaaatcaattatctctgtaaccgtTGAtaggaaacagttctattatatgtcattcgatttcttacattatggactacaatattagttatattcattttttcaataaaattaacagttttcttgataaaatgataTATATGTGAAAATTCAGGGGCTTTGAGATttgatttttctgtttttttttattaacttCGAagaaagtaattttaaagagaaatgagacaaataattaatcTCATTGCGAacccattgatgtatattgttatgtatttgcgattcgatttgatgcTGTGGAAGGAGAAACAGCCGACACGGTATGGCGCTGCTGACTCTCttcgccatagtaaacagtgaacaggaaatcaattatctctgtaaccattaatcgaaaagaatctatcatatgtcattcgatttgttacattatggaTTACAATACCAGTCATAttcattttcttgataaaaccaacagtttccttgataaagtagcatttatataaaaatttaggggtttttcaatttgattttttttttgttttctccgattaacctcgaagcaagtaattttaaagaaaaatgagttaaatgattaatgtagccacttttattgcaaatccattgatgtatattgtcatTCATTTGCGATTCAATTTGACACTGTGGAAGGGAAAACAGctgacgcggctgactcccttcaccatagtaaacagaatagtAATGCTTTCTACATTGCATcttatttacactatggcgctcgaaacaattaattttgtctattgttttgacatgcgctgaatttagattttcacttttcaatactctaaaagattatcataattttcttgatttaaccacaCTGATGATAAAAATTAGGATTTCGTTGTGcactcacagaatttattatattaattcgaAGTGTGCCTTGTgaatacgagtcagaggtatcacaatattatttgataactCCAGTTTCAgatatttatgtttttgaatgaaatttgatgatATATTACCATATATGTGTCCGCAActtcttcatcttatccttattttgtgaaaaaaatttgaacacttgataatgaaatgaatatcatcagatcatgTGAACAAAGGAAAAAATCTGGAAACTCACACAagtttccttgccgttatgaaaattgatcacctgatgctagtgttcccgcgcatctcaagtttgctattcaaagatctgagccagctggttacaggacaataacgctggagacacacgaagtctgctatctcttcatagtgaatgattcaatagaatcaacagtttgcaattggataattacattttctcgaattttgagtttattttcaattttaggtgaaaatgttactgaacattaattgtagagattttcatgctcaatcttttccacttgatttttttctgtttaaattgtatctgaagtctcATAATTGTgaatcttaaatcaaactttgcatggatggggcggagctcctgaaatttttaacagatatgggacttgtggcagttgatagagcttatcaatgactatttcaggtataaatttgatcaaaattgttggagccattttcgagaaaatcgcaaaaaaccctgtttttgacaacattttcgccattttacccgccatcttgtattgcatttgattgatattgttcgtgtcggatacttatagtgaaaggaccttgagttccaaatatcaagtcattccgttgattgcaGATGAGAtagtgtacacacacacacacacacacacacaaatacagaccaatacccaaaaaccacttttttggactcaggggaccatgaaacgtatagaaatttagaaattggggtaccttaatttttttcggaaagaaataggctactttccttacctatagtaatagggcaaagaaagtaaTTAAATGGTAGGCCTACCTGTGATACTATATGATAAACCTGTATtactgataagttgaaaattttcaagctgaaagtagattgaTTTTTGCTCATTCGGtttaaatattaacaaatgttaccaaatattaccaatattatcacatacaGTGAGAACAAATTattctgaagctttctattattatcactgaacatgaagaggcaataccaagccagaattgcAGTTCCGTTCagaatcattattatcagagcattcaaattgatgctatgtaaattTAACTATGGGATTATCCCAATCTCACAATTTCCCCATTTATCCCTATCGTGATTTAGAATAAAGTAGTTAATGTCAGATAATCACAAAAatgaatgtacagtacctataataaatattacaaataacaacATTTCTAGTAATAAAGCAACTTcttctaggtacgaatttcaaggctctcaaaatgactttttctcaatcaaaggcagaaattccaatgattatcataatagtaatttaatggaaattgtttatattgtaggcctacattgttCGACTTAAGATATAGACAGTGCCTACTAAAGATCTACATGGCCAGAACATACAGccgatcagctgttcaaaagcgtacacttcaacccgtgtttacattgaaatctCTATGTCGAgtggaatttttcatgaataaacgctaataattcaactgataactACTTTTTCGAGAAAAgggttcttattttattttaccaatacaatttttgtccttcatcatgaatttcaagggtagtaatcattgagttctcttaatattcttagttattggttaaccaatttgtaggttagccttgttttaaattagctttttcaaattcaaacacgtatttcaattattgtcaaaaaatatagtGTAAAGTTGAGTTGCTTGAGCTTTGAATTAGGTCTAcctattgtttttttcaattttgattacagTATTGCTCAATTTCTACGAGAGGAATTACAATCACGGCTTTTGTAGTATGCTAATATTTATAGCTTTATTAGATTTAAGGAATTTTTagataaaacatattttttttaaaaaggtaAATAGGTAGGCTATcactcattttattatataagtcactattggaataagaattctTCTCAAATCATAACAAGAATGGCTTGAAATAGAAAACTTTTGCAGTGTTGGTTATCTTTAGTATTGAAACAGAACATACAGTAAGGTAtttctaacaatattattataaacgaaaatATGTGATCAATGATTATACTGCTAGCTCACTCAGTAAAGGATTTTAATATTCAGCCTGATCCAGTAACTTACATATCATTTTTATCTAATCT
Above is a window of Nilaparvata lugens isolate BPH chromosome 4, ASM1435652v1, whole genome shotgun sequence DNA encoding:
- the LOC111048927 gene encoding mannose-1-phosphate guanyltransferase beta, with translation MKALILVGGYGTRLRPLTLSRPKPLVEFANKPMLLHQMEALVAAGVKHVVLAVSYHAEEMEKELRIQAERLNVRLDFSHETEPLGTAGPLALAAEILNQTDEPFFVLNSDIICEFPFTELYEFHKNHKREGTIVVTKVEEPSKYGVVVYHADGCIKSFIEKPQEFVSNKINAGIYILNPSVLKRIEIRPTSIEKEVFPFMAEEGQLFAFELQGFWMDVGQPRDFLTGMSMYLTSLRQKNASLLYNGPCAVGNVLVDPTAKIGVGCRIGPNVTIGPGVVIEDGVCIKRTTILRNAVVRSHAWLDQCIVGWRSVVGQWVRMENTTVLGEDVIVKDELYVNGGQVLPHKSIASSVPDPQIIM